The Strix aluco isolate bStrAlu1 chromosome 1, bStrAlu1.hap1, whole genome shotgun sequence genome has a window encoding:
- the KIF5B gene encoding kinesin-1 heavy chain isoform X1 encodes MADPAECNIKVMCRFRPLNESEVTRGDKYIAKFQGEDTVVIASKPYIFDRVFQSNTSQEQVYNDCAKKIVKDVLEGYNGTIFAYGQTSSGKTHTMEGKLHDPDGMGIIPRIVQDIFNYIYSMDENLEFHIKVSYFEIYLDKIRDLLDVSKTNLSVHEDKNRVPYVKGCTERFVCSPEEVMDTIDEGKSNRHVAVTNMNEHSSRSHSIFLINVKQENTQTEQKLSGKLYLVDLAGSEKVSKTGAEGAVLDEAKNINKSLSALGNVISALAESSTYVPYRDSKMTRILQDSLGGNCRTTIVICCSPSSYNESETKSTLLFGQRAKTIKNTVCVNVELTAEQWKKKYEKEKEKNKTLRNTIQWLENELNRWRNGETVPVDEQFDKEKANLEAFAVDKDITVINDKPATTIGVTGNFTDAERRKCEEEIAKLYKQLDDKDEEINQQSQLVEKLKTQMLDQEELLASTRRDQDNLQAELNRLQAENDASKEEVKEVLQALEELAVNYDQKSQEVEDKAKEYELLSDELNQKSVTLASIDAELQKLKEMTNHQKKRATEMMASLLKDLAEIGIAVGNNDVKQPEGTGMIDEEFTVARLYISKMKSEVKTMVKRCKQLEGTQAESNKKMEENEKELAACQLRISQHEAKIKSLTEYLQNVEQKKRQLEESVDSLNEELVQLRAQEKVHEMEKEHLNKVQTANEVKQAVEQQIQSHRETHQKQISSLRDEVDAKEKLITELQDQNQKMMLEQERLRVEHEKLKATDQEKSRKLHELTVMQDRREQARQDLKGLEETVAKELQTLHNLRKLFVQDLATRVKKSAEIDSDDTGGSAAQKQKISFLENNLEQLTKVHKQLVRDNADLRCELPKLEKRLRATAERVKALESALKEAKENASRDRKRYQQEVDRIKEAVRSKNMARRGHSAQIAKPIRPGQHPAASPTHPSAIRGGGAFTQNSQPVALRGGGGRQDKVC; translated from the exons tccaaGCCATATATATTTGACCGTGTATTCCAGTCAAACACATCACAGGAACAAGTATACAATGATTGTGCCAAGAAGATTGTCAAAG ATGTACTTGAGGGATACAATGGTACAATATTTGCTTATGGGCAAACATCGTCTGGAAAGACACACACGATGGAA GGGAAGCTTCACGACCCAGATGGAATGGGTATTATTCCAAGAATAGtgcaagatatttttaattatatttactCTATGGATGAGAATCTTGAGTTTCATATTAAG GtgtcatattttgaaatatacttGGATAAAATAAGGGACCTTTTGGATG TTTCAAAGACCAATCTTTCTGTTCATGAGGACAAAAACCGAGTTCCCTATGTAAAG ggttGCACAGAGCGTTTTGTATGTAGTCCAGAAGAAGTTATGGATACTATAGATGAAGGAAAATCAAACCGACATGTAGCAGTTACAA ATATGAATGAACACAGCTCCCGAAGTCAtagtatttttcttattaatgTAAAACAAGAGAATActcaaacagaacagaaactaaGTGGAAAACTTTACCTTGTGGACTTGGCAGGTAGTGAAAAG GTTAGTAAAACTGGAGCAGAAGGTGCTGTGCTGGATGAGGCCAAGAACATCAACAAGTCTTTGTCTGCTCTTGGAAATGTCATCTCGGCTTTGGCTGAAAGCAGT ACTTATGTTCCATATCGTGATAGCAAAATGACCAGAATCCTTCAAGATTCACTAGGGGGTAATTGCAGAACGACTATTGTTATTTGCTGTTCTCCATCTTCATACAATGAATCTGAAACAAAATCTACTCTTCTGTTTGGCCAAAG AGCAAAGACCATTAAGAACACAGTCTGTGTCAACGTGGAGCTTACTGCagaacagtggaagaaaaagtatgagaaggaaaaagagaaaaacaagactCTGCGTAACACCATACAGTGGCTAGAAAATGAACTCAACAGATGGCGGAATG GGGAGACTGTACCAGTTGATGAACAGTTTGACAAGGAGAAAGCCAACTTAGAAGCTTTTGCAGTGGACAAGGATATTACTGTTATTAATGATAAACCAGCTACCACAATTGGAGTAACTGGCAATTTCACTGAtgctgagagaagaaaatgtgagGAAGAAATTGCCAAACTATACAAACAACTGGATGACAAG GATGAAGAAATTAATCAGCAGAGCCAGTtagtagaaaaactgaaaacacagatgtTGGATCAGGAAGAG CTTCTAGCATCGACCAGACGGGACCAAGACAACCTGCAAGCAGAGTTGAACCGCCTTCAGGCTGAAAACGATGCTTCTAAAGAGGAAGTGAAAGAGGTGTTACAAGCCCTCGAAGAATTAGCTGTCAATTATGATCAGAAGTCTCAGGAAGTAGAAGATAAGGCAAAGGAATACGAACTGCTTAGTGATGAACTCAATCAAAAATCG GTCACTCTAGCCAGTATAGATGCAGAGCTTCAGAAACTTAAAGAAATGACCAACCATCAGAAGAAACGAGCAACAGAAATGATGGCCTCCTTACTGAAAGATCTTGCAGAGATAGGAATTGCAGTAGGAAATAATGATGTCAAG CAGCCTGAGGGAACTGGCATGATAGATGAAGAATTCACAGTTGCGAGACTATATATTAGTAAAATGAAATCAGAAGTAAAAACAATGGTAAAACGTTGCAAACAGTTAGAAGGCACACAAGCTGAAAGCaataagaaaatggaagaaaatgaaaaggagttGGCTGCCTGCCAGCTCCGTATCTCACAG CATGAAGCCAAGATCAAGTCATTGACTGAGTATCTTCAGAATGTggaacagaaaaagagacaacTGGAAGAGTCTGTGGATTCCCTTAATGAAGAATTAGTTCAACTCCGAGCACAGG AAAAAGTCCATGAGATGGAGAAAGAGCACTTAAATAAGGTTCAAACTGCAAATGAAGTCAAG CAAGCTGTTGAGCAGCAAATTCAGAGCCATCGTGAGACACATCAGAAACAAATCAGTAGCCTAAGAGATGAAGTTGATGCAAAGGAGAAACTTATCACTGAACTTCAAGA TCAAAACCAGAAGATGATGCTTGAACAGGAACGTCTTAGAGTTGAGCATGAGAAGTTGAAAGCAACTGATcaggaaaaaagtagaaaactgCATGAACTTAC GGTTATGCAGGACAGACGGGAACAAGCAAGGCAAGATTTAAAGGGTTTGGAAGAGACTGTG GCAAAAGAACTTCAGACTCTTCACAATCTTCGGAAGTTGTTTGTTCAAGATCTGGCTACTAGAGTGAAAAAG AGTGCCGAGATCGACTCGGATGATACAGGAGGCAGTGCTGCACAAAAACAGAAGATTTCCTTCCTTGAGAATAATCTTGAACAGCTTACAAAGGTTCACAAACAG CTGGTACGTGATAATGCAGATCTTCGCTGTGAACTTCCTAAACTGGAGAAGCGACTTAGAGCTACAGCTGAAAGAGTTAAAGCTTTGGAGTCTGCACTGAAGGAAGCTAAAGAGAATGCTTCTCGTGATCGCAAACGGTATCAGCAAGAAGTAGATCGTATAAAGGAAGCTGTGAGATCCAAGAATATGGCCAGAAGAGGACATTCTGCACAAATCG CTAAGCCTATCCGTCCTGGCCAGCATCCAGCAGCTTCTCCAACTCATCCAAGTGCAATTCGTGGTGGAGGTGCATTCACTCAAAACAGCCAGCCAGTTGCACTGCGCGGTGGTGGAGGACGGCAAGACAAAGT tTGCTGA
- the KIF5B gene encoding kinesin-1 heavy chain isoform X2, producing MADPAECNIKVMCRFRPLNESEVTRGDKYIAKFQGEDTVVIASKPYIFDRVFQSNTSQEQVYNDCAKKIVKDVLEGYNGTIFAYGQTSSGKTHTMEGKLHDPDGMGIIPRIVQDIFNYIYSMDENLEFHIKVSYFEIYLDKIRDLLDVSKTNLSVHEDKNRVPYVKGCTERFVCSPEEVMDTIDEGKSNRHVAVTNMNEHSSRSHSIFLINVKQENTQTEQKLSGKLYLVDLAGSEKVSKTGAEGAVLDEAKNINKSLSALGNVISALAESSTYVPYRDSKMTRILQDSLGGNCRTTIVICCSPSSYNESETKSTLLFGQRAKTIKNTVCVNVELTAEQWKKKYEKEKEKNKTLRNTIQWLENELNRWRNGETVPVDEQFDKEKANLEAFAVDKDITVINDKPATTIGVTGNFTDAERRKCEEEIAKLYKQLDDKDEEINQQSQLVEKLKTQMLDQEELLASTRRDQDNLQAELNRLQAENDASKEEVKEVLQALEELAVNYDQKSQEVEDKAKEYELLSDELNQKSVTLASIDAELQKLKEMTNHQKKRATEMMASLLKDLAEIGIAVGNNDVKPEGTGMIDEEFTVARLYISKMKSEVKTMVKRCKQLEGTQAESNKKMEENEKELAACQLRISQHEAKIKSLTEYLQNVEQKKRQLEESVDSLNEELVQLRAQEKVHEMEKEHLNKVQTANEVKQAVEQQIQSHRETHQKQISSLRDEVDAKEKLITELQDQNQKMMLEQERLRVEHEKLKATDQEKSRKLHELTVMQDRREQARQDLKGLEETVAKELQTLHNLRKLFVQDLATRVKKSAEIDSDDTGGSAAQKQKISFLENNLEQLTKVHKQLVRDNADLRCELPKLEKRLRATAERVKALESALKEAKENASRDRKRYQQEVDRIKEAVRSKNMARRGHSAQIAKPIRPGQHPAASPTHPSAIRGGGAFTQNSQPVALRGGGGRQDKVC from the exons tccaaGCCATATATATTTGACCGTGTATTCCAGTCAAACACATCACAGGAACAAGTATACAATGATTGTGCCAAGAAGATTGTCAAAG ATGTACTTGAGGGATACAATGGTACAATATTTGCTTATGGGCAAACATCGTCTGGAAAGACACACACGATGGAA GGGAAGCTTCACGACCCAGATGGAATGGGTATTATTCCAAGAATAGtgcaagatatttttaattatatttactCTATGGATGAGAATCTTGAGTTTCATATTAAG GtgtcatattttgaaatatacttGGATAAAATAAGGGACCTTTTGGATG TTTCAAAGACCAATCTTTCTGTTCATGAGGACAAAAACCGAGTTCCCTATGTAAAG ggttGCACAGAGCGTTTTGTATGTAGTCCAGAAGAAGTTATGGATACTATAGATGAAGGAAAATCAAACCGACATGTAGCAGTTACAA ATATGAATGAACACAGCTCCCGAAGTCAtagtatttttcttattaatgTAAAACAAGAGAATActcaaacagaacagaaactaaGTGGAAAACTTTACCTTGTGGACTTGGCAGGTAGTGAAAAG GTTAGTAAAACTGGAGCAGAAGGTGCTGTGCTGGATGAGGCCAAGAACATCAACAAGTCTTTGTCTGCTCTTGGAAATGTCATCTCGGCTTTGGCTGAAAGCAGT ACTTATGTTCCATATCGTGATAGCAAAATGACCAGAATCCTTCAAGATTCACTAGGGGGTAATTGCAGAACGACTATTGTTATTTGCTGTTCTCCATCTTCATACAATGAATCTGAAACAAAATCTACTCTTCTGTTTGGCCAAAG AGCAAAGACCATTAAGAACACAGTCTGTGTCAACGTGGAGCTTACTGCagaacagtggaagaaaaagtatgagaaggaaaaagagaaaaacaagactCTGCGTAACACCATACAGTGGCTAGAAAATGAACTCAACAGATGGCGGAATG GGGAGACTGTACCAGTTGATGAACAGTTTGACAAGGAGAAAGCCAACTTAGAAGCTTTTGCAGTGGACAAGGATATTACTGTTATTAATGATAAACCAGCTACCACAATTGGAGTAACTGGCAATTTCACTGAtgctgagagaagaaaatgtgagGAAGAAATTGCCAAACTATACAAACAACTGGATGACAAG GATGAAGAAATTAATCAGCAGAGCCAGTtagtagaaaaactgaaaacacagatgtTGGATCAGGAAGAG CTTCTAGCATCGACCAGACGGGACCAAGACAACCTGCAAGCAGAGTTGAACCGCCTTCAGGCTGAAAACGATGCTTCTAAAGAGGAAGTGAAAGAGGTGTTACAAGCCCTCGAAGAATTAGCTGTCAATTATGATCAGAAGTCTCAGGAAGTAGAAGATAAGGCAAAGGAATACGAACTGCTTAGTGATGAACTCAATCAAAAATCG GTCACTCTAGCCAGTATAGATGCAGAGCTTCAGAAACTTAAAGAAATGACCAACCATCAGAAGAAACGAGCAACAGAAATGATGGCCTCCTTACTGAAAGATCTTGCAGAGATAGGAATTGCAGTAGGAAATAATGATGTCAAG CCTGAGGGAACTGGCATGATAGATGAAGAATTCACAGTTGCGAGACTATATATTAGTAAAATGAAATCAGAAGTAAAAACAATGGTAAAACGTTGCAAACAGTTAGAAGGCACACAAGCTGAAAGCaataagaaaatggaagaaaatgaaaaggagttGGCTGCCTGCCAGCTCCGTATCTCACAG CATGAAGCCAAGATCAAGTCATTGACTGAGTATCTTCAGAATGTggaacagaaaaagagacaacTGGAAGAGTCTGTGGATTCCCTTAATGAAGAATTAGTTCAACTCCGAGCACAGG AAAAAGTCCATGAGATGGAGAAAGAGCACTTAAATAAGGTTCAAACTGCAAATGAAGTCAAG CAAGCTGTTGAGCAGCAAATTCAGAGCCATCGTGAGACACATCAGAAACAAATCAGTAGCCTAAGAGATGAAGTTGATGCAAAGGAGAAACTTATCACTGAACTTCAAGA TCAAAACCAGAAGATGATGCTTGAACAGGAACGTCTTAGAGTTGAGCATGAGAAGTTGAAAGCAACTGATcaggaaaaaagtagaaaactgCATGAACTTAC GGTTATGCAGGACAGACGGGAACAAGCAAGGCAAGATTTAAAGGGTTTGGAAGAGACTGTG GCAAAAGAACTTCAGACTCTTCACAATCTTCGGAAGTTGTTTGTTCAAGATCTGGCTACTAGAGTGAAAAAG AGTGCCGAGATCGACTCGGATGATACAGGAGGCAGTGCTGCACAAAAACAGAAGATTTCCTTCCTTGAGAATAATCTTGAACAGCTTACAAAGGTTCACAAACAG CTGGTACGTGATAATGCAGATCTTCGCTGTGAACTTCCTAAACTGGAGAAGCGACTTAGAGCTACAGCTGAAAGAGTTAAAGCTTTGGAGTCTGCACTGAAGGAAGCTAAAGAGAATGCTTCTCGTGATCGCAAACGGTATCAGCAAGAAGTAGATCGTATAAAGGAAGCTGTGAGATCCAAGAATATGGCCAGAAGAGGACATTCTGCACAAATCG CTAAGCCTATCCGTCCTGGCCAGCATCCAGCAGCTTCTCCAACTCATCCAAGTGCAATTCGTGGTGGAGGTGCATTCACTCAAAACAGCCAGCCAGTTGCACTGCGCGGTGGTGGAGGACGGCAAGACAAAGT tTGCTGA